A single genomic interval of Halalkalibaculum roseum harbors:
- a CDS encoding universal stress protein — MISRILVALDLDIDTPLAMKYALKLAKKFEASVSGLAVVDTADIAVQVGGGAIGTIYYADEMRKYMTEDSTREAAELLKKFEKLANNAGVKHNQLMEEGVPYERIIEDLKYHDLLVIGRESHFFYNRPAKETDTLADIVKKSTAPTLVVNKSYRDVNRVLIAHDGSTASARALQWFIQLQPFGKDLEMEVVHVCDLDDETTVDKSRMLLHLVNDYLKAHGYKNIQEKLLERGDTGEKIISHVKESGADLVIMGAHSMSAIRRLTFGSTTHELVTNSPVPLFLSN; from the coding sequence ATGATTAGCAGAATTTTGGTTGCTTTGGATCTGGATATAGACACGCCCTTGGCAATGAAATATGCCTTAAAGCTGGCTAAGAAGTTTGAGGCTTCTGTATCGGGCCTGGCGGTGGTTGATACGGCCGACATAGCTGTACAGGTAGGTGGAGGGGCTATCGGCACCATCTATTATGCCGACGAAATGCGCAAGTATATGACCGAAGATTCAACCAGGGAAGCAGCTGAGCTCCTGAAGAAATTTGAAAAGCTGGCAAATAATGCCGGTGTGAAGCATAATCAACTGATGGAGGAAGGCGTACCGTACGAACGGATCATTGAAGACTTAAAATATCACGACTTGCTCGTTATAGGGAGGGAATCACATTTCTTCTACAATCGGCCGGCAAAGGAGACTGATACACTGGCAGATATCGTGAAAAAGAGTACGGCCCCCACACTGGTGGTCAATAAATCATACCGGGATGTGAACCGTGTGCTTATAGCCCATGACGGGAGCACGGCTTCGGCAAGGGCCCTTCAATGGTTTATTCAGCTGCAGCCTTTTGGAAAGGATCTGGAAATGGAAGTCGTCCATGTATGCGATCTTGATGACGAAACTACGGTTGACAAATCCAGAATGCTTTTACACCTGGTGAATGACTATTTGAAAGCACATGGCTATAAAAATATCCAGGAAAAATTACTCGAGAGAGGAGATACCGGTGAGAAGATCATCAGTCACGTTAAGGAATCCGGTGCTGACCTGGTTATCATGGGAGCCCATTCCATGAGTGCCATTCGCAGGCTGACTTTTGGGTCGACCACTCACGAGCTGGTCACTAATAGTCCTGTACCGTTGTTTTTGAGTAATTGA
- a CDS encoding chemotaxis protein CheB, giving the protein MKPINVLIIEQNILARQAIRGTLRKYSQFNVTGAFGDVDQIENKVKNLNPDIILLDIEAKEGLDLLKKLKTSFPDCPVIVLSRRTREGAKLALEALEIGALDFITKPRLGQNLLFASGHFKKRLVPIIEMTARLYAEEGESGQTRRKLIQDSGRKSLRRKDLKRPKPRVLVIGACTGGPAALSELISQLPENFDIPIVIVQHFPKYFTAELAEMLNRKTSLEVKEAVEGAKLEPGIVWIAPGGYHCEISGWSCKPVLTVHKGPRELDARPSINNLFRSAVNIYGKEILAILLSGHGEDGYEGLKCVNRAGGLVMVQHPDSALVPDLPRQALKSGLADYQLSPGRIAELLTEISGAKSYSREKNANNIDSTETLNPHKIS; this is encoded by the coding sequence ATGAAACCGATCAACGTATTAATAATTGAACAGAATATTTTAGCACGACAGGCTATTAGAGGGACGCTACGCAAGTATTCCCAATTTAATGTCACAGGAGCCTTTGGCGATGTCGATCAGATTGAGAATAAAGTAAAAAATTTAAATCCGGATATTATTTTACTGGATATCGAAGCTAAAGAAGGCCTTGATTTACTGAAAAAACTGAAGACCTCTTTCCCAGATTGCCCGGTAATTGTTTTGAGTCGCCGTACTCGGGAAGGAGCAAAACTGGCTCTTGAGGCGCTCGAAATTGGGGCACTTGATTTTATTACCAAGCCGAGACTTGGGCAAAACCTACTCTTCGCCAGTGGTCATTTTAAAAAAAGGCTGGTACCCATTATAGAAATGACTGCCCGTTTGTATGCCGAGGAAGGCGAATCGGGACAAACGAGAAGAAAATTAATACAAGACTCAGGAAGAAAAAGCTTAAGAAGAAAGGATTTGAAAAGGCCAAAACCCAGGGTCCTGGTCATAGGGGCCTGCACAGGAGGTCCGGCGGCCCTATCCGAACTGATATCTCAACTGCCTGAGAATTTTGATATTCCCATTGTCATTGTTCAACACTTTCCCAAGTATTTTACTGCTGAGCTTGCAGAGATGCTCAACCGAAAGACCTCATTGGAAGTTAAAGAAGCAGTTGAAGGTGCTAAACTGGAGCCGGGCATAGTTTGGATTGCTCCGGGAGGCTACCATTGTGAAATTAGCGGATGGAGCTGCAAACCGGTCTTAACAGTTCATAAAGGTCCGCGTGAACTGGATGCACGCCCTTCAATTAATAATCTTTTCCGATCGGCAGTGAATATCTATGGTAAGGAGATTCTTGCTATTCTGTTAAGCGGCCATGGAGAAGATGGCTACGAAGGACTCAAATGCGTAAACAGGGCGGGGGGACTGGTTATGGTTCAGCACCCTGATTCCGCCTTAGTACCCGATCTACCCAGGCAGGCATTGAAATCCGGACTGGCTGATTACCAATTGAGTCCGGGCAGAATCGCGGAATTACTCACTGAGATATCAGGTGCCAAATCCTATTCCAGGGAAAAAAATGCAAATAATATAGATTCAACAGAAACACTAAATCCCCATAAAATTTCATAG
- a CDS encoding efflux RND transporter permease subunit: protein MIERLFAYLGPFIRYTARYPLRILAVSFITALVGFMLAYNLRIDNDLAKLIPEDYPSVQALEKLREQVGAENEVAVAIKSPSLPANKEFAADLIDRAMKLKLPKISAPYFTRAEFRKEINFLQNNALYFATESELDKLEQYLKDVAQQAKEEANPFYIELEEEDESETDSVGRELEQMYDELVGSEYYLSEDSLTLVVKLFPNGSQTDIRFIRSSYGELQNVVDDLSPTTYDPEMEITLAGRFLRTLIEVETITADVKSSFGAGVLMLLCVVVAYFFYRNYRIRAGSQISFKLMVSELPRMPVIAIIMALPLTFSICWTFGIAYLTFGNLNIMTSTLGLLLFGMGIDFGIHFFARYMEERGHGKSVEDSAYKTFMTTGQAITVVGITTAAAFFILMIAEFKGFSEFGFIAGIGILFAIIAYIVSLPALLVQFERMRLLNLSKTPVHNVKSQNNRMKLGSSRRTFYVSVTVLVLAVISILYAGYNVKNIEFEYHFGSLEPEYKRFTEVNSKARTAYSNKQTRNSAYIIVDKPDDAPLVASILKERASEDTLSPTVREVETFQDRFPMNDSAARAKLERIDDIRDLLADPFLENKNHQLDRLRKASTTREIISLEEVPDFLKSPFTSKDGEVGNLVIIYPSVGLSDGRNSMNFADDIGKVTLPGGKVYYAGSTSIVASDMLELMIEETPLMVTLTIVIIILFKLIILHKVKWVLLALFPLGASFLWMFGIMPDLGWKLNFYNLVVLPTVLGIGDDSGIHIVHRYLEEGKDSIEKVLRSTGEHISVSAMTTVVGFGGLLFSIHPGMRSIGELAILGIMLSLLASLIVLPALIHILERFSTKSPEKSVEKRPREKL from the coding sequence ATGATTGAACGCCTGTTTGCATACCTTGGTCCTTTTATAAGGTATACTGCAAGGTACCCGCTCAGGATACTGGCAGTCAGTTTTATTACTGCGCTGGTAGGATTTATGTTGGCGTACAATCTCCGTATTGATAATGACCTGGCAAAACTGATACCGGAAGATTACCCCAGTGTTCAGGCGCTTGAGAAACTTCGCGAACAGGTCGGTGCTGAGAATGAGGTGGCCGTGGCTATCAAGAGTCCCTCTCTTCCAGCCAATAAAGAATTTGCGGCTGATTTGATTGATCGCGCGATGAAGCTCAAACTGCCAAAGATCTCGGCGCCATATTTTACCCGCGCTGAATTTCGTAAAGAGATCAATTTCCTACAGAATAATGCTCTATACTTTGCAACCGAATCAGAACTGGATAAATTGGAACAGTATCTGAAAGATGTTGCTCAACAAGCCAAAGAAGAAGCAAATCCCTTTTATATCGAGCTTGAAGAAGAGGATGAAAGCGAAACCGATTCAGTTGGACGGGAACTTGAGCAGATGTATGACGAACTGGTTGGGTCTGAGTATTATCTCTCAGAAGATTCCCTGACACTGGTCGTTAAATTATTTCCCAACGGGTCGCAAACGGATATCAGATTTATACGCAGTTCCTATGGTGAGCTTCAAAACGTCGTAGATGACCTATCTCCAACAACCTATGATCCTGAAATGGAGATCACGCTCGCAGGACGTTTCCTGCGTACCCTTATTGAAGTGGAAACCATAACAGCCGATGTAAAGAGCTCATTCGGGGCGGGTGTGCTCATGCTACTTTGTGTAGTCGTCGCCTACTTCTTTTATCGTAATTATCGCATCAGGGCCGGTTCTCAAATCTCTTTTAAACTTATGGTCTCGGAATTACCGCGAATGCCCGTCATCGCAATCATAATGGCCCTGCCCTTGACCTTTAGTATCTGCTGGACCTTCGGTATTGCCTATCTCACCTTTGGCAACCTGAATATAATGACCTCCACCCTGGGACTTCTGCTTTTCGGTATGGGCATTGATTTTGGCATTCATTTTTTTGCCCGGTATATGGAGGAACGTGGCCATGGTAAGTCGGTGGAGGACTCAGCTTACAAAACATTCATGACCACGGGACAGGCTATCACGGTAGTAGGCATAACTACGGCAGCAGCTTTTTTCATATTGATGATAGCTGAGTTTAAAGGGTTCAGTGAATTCGGTTTCATTGCAGGCATAGGTATCCTGTTTGCTATTATTGCCTATATCGTTTCACTGCCTGCCCTGCTGGTGCAGTTCGAAAGGATGAGGCTATTGAATCTTAGTAAGACACCGGTACATAATGTAAAATCACAAAATAACCGAATGAAACTGGGTAGCAGCAGGCGCACATTCTACGTCTCGGTAACCGTGTTGGTACTTGCGGTTATCAGCATCTTATATGCCGGTTACAATGTTAAGAATATCGAATTTGAGTATCATTTCGGCAGTCTGGAACCCGAATACAAACGTTTCACCGAGGTAAACAGCAAAGCCCGTACTGCCTACAGCAATAAACAGACCCGCAACTCAGCTTACATCATTGTAGATAAACCTGATGACGCCCCTCTGGTTGCATCGATACTTAAAGAGCGTGCAAGCGAAGATACCCTGAGTCCGACAGTGAGGGAAGTTGAGACTTTCCAGGACCGGTTCCCTATGAATGATTCAGCTGCGAGGGCAAAGCTCGAACGTATCGATGACATTCGTGATCTGCTGGCAGATCCCTTCCTGGAGAATAAAAATCACCAGCTCGACAGGTTAAGAAAAGCCTCTACCACAAGGGAAATTATAAGCCTGGAAGAAGTTCCCGATTTCCTTAAAAGTCCGTTCACATCCAAAGACGGGGAAGTAGGTAACCTGGTGATAATCTACCCTTCTGTGGGACTCTCAGACGGCAGGAACTCAATGAATTTTGCGGATGATATCGGCAAAGTTACCCTGCCCGGTGGGAAGGTATATTATGCCGGTTCGACTTCCATCGTCGCTTCGGACATGCTGGAACTGATGATCGAAGAAACACCACTCATGGTGACGCTAACAATAGTAATAATTATTCTCTTTAAACTGATCATTCTTCACAAGGTAAAGTGGGTGCTCCTTGCCTTGTTTCCACTAGGCGCCAGTTTCTTATGGATGTTCGGTATCATGCCGGACCTTGGCTGGAAACTCAATTTTTATAACCTGGTGGTACTACCGACAGTGCTTGGAATCGGTGATGATAGCGGAATCCATATCGTGCACAGGTATCTGGAAGAAGGAAAGGATTCGATTGAAAAAGTGCTGAGGTCTACCGGAGAACACATTTCGGTCAGTGCCATGACCACCGTAGTTGGTTTCGGGGGACTTCTCTTTTCCATTCACCCGGGAATGCGTTCTATAGGGGAATTGGCCATATTGGGAATTATGCTATCTCTTCTGGCTTCTCTTATAGTGCTTCCTGCCTTGATTCATATTTTGGAGCGATTCAGTACCAAGAGCCCTGAGAAAAGTGTTGAGAAGAGGCCAAGGGAAAAGTTATGA
- a CDS encoding AAA family ATPase, translated as MDSKLLQFLESPDSYSHAPESVEHVQTHISHVFIADPFVYKFKKPVNFEFLDFSTLEKRKHYCHREVELNRRLCDDIYLGVVEIREQGNTFMIESNEEGSIVDYAVKMKKLREEYFLHSLIDRNELNRTHLNRITDKLSDFYNSQNPGEEIRQWGEIEKIKYNTDENFRQTKSFIGETIDENSYRSIQKYTREYYDKFSALFESRIKNNCIVDGHGDLHLEHIHITPEKVRIYDCIEFNDRFRYGDTAADLAFLAMDLDFNRCSGEERYFMNRMAELLNDSDLLVHLDFYKCYRAYVKGKVKSLQSTEEEVGRENMEKARNRAREYFDLSLHYATLGSRATVLVIMGRIASGKSTIASAISNKLNIEHYSSDRIRKRIMGVPLEERADASKREQLYSKEMSLKTYERLLEEAKKHLESRESVILDATYSRREERQKFIEQMGSLGADYCFIEARATDEAIKKRLKLREQEEGIISDARQEDFEELSKYYQSPDEIAESHIIRIETESSLDETLFKLYDKLITRNLNSVMKEIGERF; from the coding sequence ATGGATTCGAAGTTGCTTCAATTTCTGGAAAGTCCGGATTCCTACAGTCATGCTCCCGAAAGTGTCGAGCATGTGCAGACCCATATCTCCCACGTATTTATCGCAGATCCTTTTGTTTATAAATTTAAAAAGCCGGTTAATTTTGAATTCCTCGATTTCAGTACGCTTGAAAAAAGAAAGCATTACTGCCACCGGGAGGTAGAACTAAATAGGCGCTTATGTGATGATATTTATCTCGGAGTCGTTGAGATCAGAGAACAGGGAAACACGTTTATGATTGAGAGCAATGAGGAAGGGTCAATTGTTGATTATGCCGTTAAAATGAAGAAATTGAGGGAAGAATATTTTTTGCACTCACTCATTGACAGAAATGAACTTAACCGGACTCACCTAAACCGAATTACAGATAAACTTTCGGATTTCTATAATAGTCAGAATCCAGGGGAAGAGATCAGGCAGTGGGGTGAAATTGAGAAGATAAAATATAACACAGATGAAAACTTCCGGCAGACTAAGTCTTTTATTGGCGAAACCATAGATGAAAACAGCTACCGGTCTATACAGAAATATACCCGTGAATATTATGATAAATTTTCTGCACTGTTTGAAAGCAGGATCAAAAATAATTGCATCGTCGACGGACACGGGGATCTCCATCTGGAACATATCCATATAACGCCTGAGAAAGTCCGTATCTATGATTGCATAGAATTTAATGATCGATTCCGATACGGAGATACTGCTGCAGACCTGGCTTTTCTGGCAATGGATCTCGACTTCAACAGGTGTTCCGGGGAAGAACGCTATTTCATGAATCGAATGGCTGAGCTGCTGAATGATTCCGATCTGCTTGTTCATCTTGATTTCTATAAGTGCTACCGGGCTTATGTAAAGGGAAAAGTGAAAAGCCTGCAATCTACTGAAGAAGAGGTTGGGCGGGAGAACATGGAGAAAGCCCGAAACAGGGCGCGTGAATATTTTGATCTATCCCTGCATTATGCAACTTTGGGTTCAAGAGCAACAGTTCTGGTAATCATGGGACGGATTGCCTCCGGGAAAAGTACCATAGCATCAGCAATAAGTAATAAACTTAATATTGAACACTATTCTTCCGATCGCATTCGCAAAAGGATAATGGGAGTACCCCTTGAAGAGCGGGCAGATGCTTCAAAAAGAGAACAGCTTTATAGCAAAGAGATGTCCCTTAAAACCTATGAGCGGTTGCTTGAGGAAGCAAAAAAGCATCTGGAAAGCCGCGAGAGTGTAATACTTGATGCTACTTACAGCAGGAGGGAAGAACGGCAGAAATTTATTGAACAGATGGGTTCTCTAGGAGCTGACTACTGCTTCATCGAAGCCAGGGCAACCGATGAAGCCATTAAAAAACGGCTGAAGCTAAGAGAACAGGAGGAAGGGATTATCTCAGATGCTCGCCAGGAAGACTTTGAAGAGTTAAGTAAATACTATCAGTCACCTGATGAGATTGCAGAAAGCCATATCATCAGGATTGAAACAGAAAGTAGCTTGGATGAAACATTATTCAAGCTGTACGATAAGCTCATAACCCGGAACCTGAATAGCGTAATGAAAGAAATTGGGGAAAGGTTCTAA
- a CDS encoding cation-translocating P-type ATPase, whose product MISTKEDTTDTVKEQTASAESLKQPWALPIEEVVDGLEVRPEKGLKKDQVQKRLDTYGYNKLRQHRKKSLWAILWDQLKSLIILLLVVAAVVSFLYREIIEAWAIIAVIIINTAIGFFTEIRAVRSMEALLEMGKVKTRVRRNGEIREIDAEGLVPGDIVVVEAGDIITADIRITESSKLQADESALTGESMPVTKDTEPLADETILAERRNMLYKGTAITRGSGEGVVVSTGLNTELGGISSLVEEAESEQTPLEERLDKLGYRLIALTLLVAVFVTLSGIISGKEIYLMIEVGIALAVAAIPEGLPVVATIALARGMKLMAERNALINRLSSVETLGTTGIIFSDKTGTLTENRMTVTHFLFRDREIELESEGDKPFREGAEAVDPIEDEQLRLALMTGALCNNASLTNNKSEEASGDPLEVALLRAARRAGLERSDLTSRYPEEREEAFDAEVKMMATWNKIGEGEHRIFVKGAPSEVWQHCRYVQTAGGKKEFDDEEKEYWRSVNNRMAENGLRIIGLAYRDTDSTKDDPYKDLIFIGLITLLDPPRTDVKPSIKKCQQAGIRVIMVTGDQKETARYIAKKVGLEDDHEAVVVHGSELPEEGDLVDSIDDDHSLNHANIFARISPGQKLDLIQLYQDKGEVVAMTGDGVNDAPALKKADIGIAMGQRGTQVAKEAAHMVLTDDKFSTIVSAIEQGRIIFGNIKRFIFYLLSCNVSEVLIVGLATIAGAPLPLLPLQILFLNLVTDVFPALALGVGKGEEGVMNRPPREADEPILINKDWLGIGGYGLLITAAVLGVLFYALAHPELNQREAVTMSFLTLAFAQLWHVFNMRTDGSGIFDNTITRNPFVWGALALCVVLILSALYIPMLAEILQVVPPNLIEWMIVLGMSITPVIIGQSIKWLWHRS is encoded by the coding sequence TTGATTTCAACAAAAGAGGACACTACGGATACAGTAAAAGAGCAGACGGCCTCAGCAGAGTCGCTTAAACAACCTTGGGCATTACCTATTGAAGAGGTAGTAGACGGTTTGGAGGTACGCCCGGAAAAGGGTCTGAAAAAGGACCAGGTACAAAAGCGTCTCGATACGTACGGATACAATAAGCTCAGGCAACATCGCAAAAAAAGCTTATGGGCAATACTCTGGGACCAACTAAAAAGTCTGATCATACTTCTGCTCGTGGTCGCAGCGGTGGTTTCCTTCCTGTACCGTGAGATAATTGAGGCTTGGGCGATTATAGCCGTCATTATCATCAATACTGCAATAGGTTTCTTTACTGAGATCAGGGCAGTACGTTCCATGGAGGCTCTCCTGGAAATGGGCAAAGTAAAGACCCGGGTTCGCAGAAATGGCGAAATACGAGAGATTGATGCAGAGGGGTTGGTGCCGGGTGACATCGTGGTAGTTGAGGCCGGGGATATTATTACAGCGGATATCAGAATCACGGAGAGCTCAAAACTTCAGGCGGATGAATCAGCTCTTACCGGTGAGAGCATGCCGGTAACCAAAGATACGGAGCCTCTGGCAGACGAGACCATATTGGCCGAACGAAGAAATATGCTCTATAAAGGTACTGCCATAACACGCGGTTCCGGTGAAGGCGTGGTTGTATCAACAGGTTTGAATACAGAGCTGGGAGGAATCTCCTCATTGGTGGAAGAGGCCGAATCGGAACAGACTCCACTGGAAGAGAGGTTGGATAAACTCGGATATCGTCTGATTGCCCTAACGCTTCTTGTAGCCGTATTCGTGACACTGTCAGGAATTATTTCGGGCAAGGAGATCTATCTCATGATTGAGGTGGGAATTGCATTGGCGGTGGCCGCCATACCCGAGGGATTGCCCGTAGTTGCCACTATTGCGCTTGCCAGGGGAATGAAGCTCATGGCTGAAAGAAATGCACTTATCAATCGACTGTCTTCCGTTGAGACACTTGGGACTACCGGCATAATCTTTAGCGATAAGACCGGGACGCTTACCGAAAATCGCATGACGGTTACCCACTTTCTTTTCAGAGACCGTGAGATAGAACTGGAATCAGAGGGAGATAAACCTTTCAGGGAGGGAGCTGAGGCAGTTGATCCCATAGAGGATGAGCAATTGAGACTGGCTCTTATGACCGGCGCGCTCTGCAATAATGCGTCACTTACTAACAATAAATCGGAAGAGGCTTCGGGTGATCCTTTGGAAGTGGCACTGCTGAGGGCGGCAAGAAGGGCGGGGCTTGAGCGAAGTGATCTCACTTCCCGATACCCCGAGGAGCGGGAGGAAGCCTTCGATGCCGAAGTTAAAATGATGGCTACCTGGAACAAGATCGGTGAAGGTGAACATCGAATTTTTGTCAAGGGAGCACCCTCCGAAGTATGGCAGCATTGCCGTTATGTGCAGACTGCCGGCGGCAAAAAAGAGTTTGATGATGAGGAAAAGGAATACTGGCGATCCGTTAATAACCGGATGGCTGAGAACGGCCTCCGCATCATCGGTTTGGCATATCGCGATACGGATAGTACCAAAGATGATCCATATAAAGATCTGATTTTCATAGGTCTGATCACATTATTGGATCCGCCAAGGACGGATGTCAAGCCATCCATAAAAAAATGCCAGCAGGCAGGCATACGGGTGATTATGGTAACCGGAGACCAAAAGGAGACAGCCCGGTATATTGCTAAAAAAGTTGGCTTGGAAGACGATCATGAGGCCGTAGTAGTGCATGGCTCCGAACTGCCGGAGGAAGGAGACCTGGTAGATTCTATCGACGATGATCATTCTCTTAATCATGCCAATATTTTTGCCCGTATCAGTCCCGGGCAGAAACTGGATCTGATCCAGCTGTACCAGGATAAGGGAGAGGTAGTCGCAATGACCGGCGATGGTGTGAATGATGCTCCTGCTTTAAAAAAGGCAGATATCGGCATTGCAATGGGGCAGAGAGGCACACAGGTTGCAAAAGAAGCAGCTCATATGGTGCTAACTGATGATAAGTTCTCGACAATTGTTTCCGCTATTGAACAGGGACGTATAATATTCGGTAATATAAAACGATTTATTTTCTACCTGCTCTCCTGTAATGTTAGCGAGGTGCTTATTGTCGGACTTGCCACTATTGCCGGGGCTCCCTTGCCGTTGCTGCCTTTGCAAATTCTTTTCTTGAACCTGGTGACTGACGTATTTCCTGCCCTAGCCCTGGGTGTCGGAAAAGGAGAAGAGGGAGTGATGAATCGTCCTCCTCGTGAAGCGGACGAGCCCATATTGATTAATAAAGACTGGCTGGGTATTGGTGGATACGGACTATTGATTACAGCGGCTGTTCTCGGGGTTTTATTTTATGCTTTGGCTCATCCTGAGTTAAACCAAAGGGAGGCTGTCACCATGTCTTTTCTCACACTGGCATTTGCACAACTGTGGCATGTATTCAACATGAGGACGGATGGATCCGGTATTTTTGATAATACTATCACCCGGAATCCTTTCGTATGGGGAGCTTTAGCACTGTGTGTGGTTCTTATTCTTTCAGCCTTGTATATACCGATGCTTGCTGAGATTCTGCAGGTAGTACCTCCCAATTTGATAGAATGGATGATTGTTCTGGGTATGAGTATAACTCCTGTGATAATAGGTCAGTCCATAAAATGGTTATGGCATAGATCGTGA